Proteins encoded by one window of bacterium:
- a CDS encoding class I SAM-dependent methyltransferase, with the protein MEKSARTAKELFDQWAVDYHADGMEQGHIQSVKEAFKLIRPSQGNYFEVGFGNGYGIEYMASNQYSNGTCFGLDISDEMYKRALAKLKQLPNIHLYTGDFLSWMPPDNAVFSCIFSMEVFYYFKNMQSGIDKAASLLTSGGMLMVLVNYYTENKESLSWPDDVNVDMSLWSEKEYAEGFYRAGLTGILQKRLNKNKSAGTLMTLGFNPN; encoded by the coding sequence ATGGAAAAATCTGCCCGGACTGCAAAGGAGTTGTTCGATCAATGGGCAGTGGATTATCATGCTGACGGCATGGAACAAGGCCATATTCAAAGCGTAAAAGAGGCATTTAAATTAATCCGGCCTTCTCAGGGGAACTATTTTGAAGTAGGCTTTGGCAACGGATACGGGATTGAATATATGGCCTCAAATCAATATTCAAACGGTACATGTTTCGGCCTTGATATAAGTGATGAAATGTATAAACGGGCATTGGCAAAATTGAAACAATTGCCGAACATACATTTATACACAGGTGATTTTCTTTCATGGATGCCTCCTGACAATGCTGTTTTTTCCTGCATTTTTTCTATGGAAGTTTTTTACTATTTCAAAAATATGCAGTCCGGTATTGACAAAGCAGCAAGCCTTCTGACTTCCGGGGGAATGCTGATGGTACTTGTTAATTACTATACGGAAAACAAAGAAAGCCTTTCATGGCCTGATGATGTCAATGTCGATATGTCCCTATGGTCAGAAAAGGAGTATGCAGAAGGTTTTTACAGAGCAGGGTTAACCGGAATTTTACAAAAAAGGCTGAACAAAAACAAATCTGCAGGTACTCTGATGACATTGGGATTTAATCCGAATTAA